In Vibrio japonicus, one DNA window encodes the following:
- a CDS encoding VCBS domain-containing protein codes for MLDNGNETVDALNVDETLTETFTVKSEDGTEQVVTITIHGANDGAKITGDDSGSVTEDAAETTATGTLLASDVDNTDNVFQAQADAASTARSVWMRTASGPTCWITATRRSMR; via the coding sequence GTGCTGGATAACGGCAACGAGACGGTCGATGCGTTGAACGTGGACGAGACACTGACAGAAACCTTCACGGTGAAATCGGAAGACGGCACCGAGCAGGTGGTGACCATCACCATCCATGGTGCGAACGACGGCGCGAAAATCACAGGCGATGATAGCGGCAGCGTGACCGAAGACGCGGCGGAGACCACCGCGACGGGCACCTTGCTCGCAAGCGACGTGGACAACACCGACAACGTGTTCCAGGCGCAAGCCGATGCGGCCAGTACGGCACGTTCCGTGTGGATGCGAACGGCAAGTGGACCTACGTGCTGGATAACGGCAACGAGACGGTCGATGCGTTGA
- a CDS encoding VCBS domain-containing protein — translation MLDNGNETVDALNVDETLTETFTVKSEDGTEQVVTITIHGANDGAKITGDDSGSVTEDAAETTATGTLLASDVDNTDNVFQAQADAAASTARSVWMRTASGPTCWITATRRSMR, via the coding sequence GTGCTGGATAACGGCAACGAGACGGTCGATGCGTTGAACGTGGACGAGACACTGACAGAAACCTTCACGGTGAAATCGGAAGACGGCACCGAGCAGGTGGTGACCATCACCATCCATGGTGCGAACGACGGCGCGAAAATCACAGGCGATGATAGCGGCAGCGTGACCGAAGACGCGGCGGAGACCACCGCGACGGGCACCTTGCTCGCAAGCGACGTGGACAACACCGACAACGTGTTCCAGGCGCAAGCCGATGCGGCGGCCAGTACGGCACGTTCCGTGTGGATGCGAACGGCAAGTGGACCTACGTGCTGGATAACGGCAACGAGACGGTCGATGCGTTGA
- a CDS encoding VCBS domain-containing protein, with protein MVTITIHGANDGAKITGDDSGSVTEDAAETTATGTLLASDVDNTDNVFQAQADAAGSTARSVWMRTASGPTCWITATRRSMR; from the coding sequence GTGGTGACCATCACCATCCATGGTGCGAACGACGGCGCGAAAATCACAGGCGATGATAGCGGCAGCGTGACCGAAGACGCGGCGGAGACCACCGCGACGGGCACCTTGCTCGCAAGCGACGTGGACAACACCGACAACGTGTTCCAGGCGCAAGCCGATGCGGCGGGCAGTACGGCACGTTCCGTGTGGATGCGAACGGCAAGTGGACCTACGTGCTGGATAACGGCAACGAGACGGTCGATGCGTTGA
- a CDS encoding VCBS domain-containing protein, protein MKSEDGTEQVVTITIHGANDGAKITGDDSGSVTEDAAETTATGTLLASDVDNTDNVFQAQADAAASTARSVWMRTASGPTCWITATRRSMR, encoded by the coding sequence GTGAAATCGGAAGACGGCACCGAGCAGGTGGTGACCATCACCATCCATGGTGCGAACGACGGCGCGAAAATCACAGGCGATGATAGCGGCAGCGTGACCGAAGACGCGGCGGAGACCACCGCGACGGGCACCTTGCTCGCAAGCGACGTGGACAACACCGACAACGTGTTCCAGGCGCAAGCCGATGCGGCGGCCAGTACGGCACGTTCCGTGTGGATGCGAACGGCAAGTGGACCTACGTGCTGGATAACGGCAACGAGACGGTCGATGCGTTGA
- a CDS encoding VCBS domain-containing protein yields the protein MDANGKWTYVLDNGNETVDALNVDETLTETFTVKSEDGTEQVVTITIHGANDGAKITGDDSGSVTEDAAETTATGTLLASDVDNTDNVFQAQADAAGQYGTFRVDANGKWTYVLDNGNETVDALNVDETLKPSR from the coding sequence GTGGATGCGAACGGCAAGTGGACCTACGTGCTGGATAACGGCAACGAGACGGTCGATGCGTTGAACGTGGACGAGACACTGACAGAAACCTTCACGGTGAAATCGGAAGACGGCACCGAGCAGGTGGTGACCATCACCATCCATGGTGCGAACGACGGCGCGAAAATCACAGGCGATGATAGCGGCAGCGTGACCGAAGACGCGGCGGAGACCACCGCGACGGGCACCTTGCTCGCAAGCGACGTGGACAACACCGACAACGTGTTCCAGGCGCAAGCCGATGCGGCGGGCCAGTACGGCACGTTCCGTGTGGATGCGAACGGCAAGTGGACCTACGTGCTGGATAACGGCAACGAGACGGTCGATGCGTTGAACGTGGACGAGACACTGAAACCTTCACGGTGA